In a genomic window of Polycladomyces abyssicola:
- a CDS encoding phosphatase PAP2 family protein, whose protein sequence is MQRLVHRIQRMDVWLVCYVNRQWKSRVMDWLMCRLTHLGGAFCTITFLVVWWLFTSSPIKQWAVEGFAALAGSHLAVRVCKHYLPRIRPHLRLSELYAFPDALTDYSFPSGHTTAAFSIATVFVLHVPWSAVIWLPLACLIGLSRMYLALHYPTDVVMGAVLGTGFALGAYTLLGAG, encoded by the coding sequence ATGCAACGTCTGGTCCATCGGATTCAGCGGATGGATGTTTGGTTGGTATGTTATGTCAACCGCCAGTGGAAGTCTCGGGTGATGGACTGGTTGATGTGCCGGTTGACCCATTTGGGCGGTGCATTTTGCACGATCACGTTTTTGGTTGTTTGGTGGTTGTTTACTTCCTCTCCGATAAAGCAATGGGCGGTAGAGGGGTTCGCTGCACTGGCGGGCAGTCATTTGGCCGTACGGGTCTGCAAACATTATCTTCCCCGCATCCGGCCTCATTTGCGATTGAGTGAGTTGTATGCGTTTCCTGATGCCTTGACGGACTATTCCTTTCCTTCCGGGCACACGACGGCCGCATTTTCCATCGCCACCGTGTTTGTGCTCCATGTGCCATGGTCGGCAGTGATTTGGTTGCCGTTGGCCTGTCTGATCGGTCTTTCCCGGATGTATCTTGCGCTCCATTACCCCACGGACGTGGTGATGGGAGCTGTGTTGGGTACGGGATTCGCATTGGGTGCCTATACGTTGCTGGGCGCGGGTTGA
- a CDS encoding DUF1885 family protein, whose protein sequence is MNQVATIRLVEGSIQSEIDLHQVMEHLERYRKMSAYTGQQLDWDYAAAAFPYQIEEKSKDGRSWLVLTGTNPNLYKYLVIGVVEPDQVQIILPADSTHGDKAKANELSRYLARSLKAELHLFNGRVMYFNPRK, encoded by the coding sequence ATGAACCAAGTGGCGACGATCCGCCTGGTAGAAGGTTCAATCCAATCGGAAATCGACTTGCATCAGGTGATGGAACATCTGGAACGTTACCGGAAGATGAGCGCTTATACCGGTCAACAGTTGGACTGGGACTACGCCGCTGCTGCGTTTCCGTACCAGATCGAGGAAAAATCCAAAGACGGACGGTCGTGGTTGGTGTTGACGGGAACCAATCCCAACCTGTACAAATACCTGGTAATCGGAGTGGTAGAACCGGACCAGGTCCAAATCATCCTCCCCGCAGATTCAACTCATGGAGACAAAGCCAAAGCCAATGAATTGTCTCGATATCTCGCCCGTTCCCTGAAAGCTGAACTGCACCTGTTCAACGGACGGGTCATGTATTTCAATCCCAGAAAATAG
- a CDS encoding DUF3055 domain-containing protein — MSLYERLYDEAEQVKVRFVGFVSEHGRYDFGIVYTNMFFGKPLVVCMQTGRSSLLSQDDVENLEYLQKVYNLRSKEEAEELAVFFSNNLPGLTLEAEAEH, encoded by the coding sequence ATGAGTCTCTATGAACGGCTGTACGATGAAGCGGAACAAGTCAAGGTGCGTTTTGTCGGATTTGTTTCGGAACACGGTCGCTATGATTTCGGGATCGTGTATACCAACATGTTTTTCGGAAAGCCATTGGTCGTTTGTATGCAGACGGGACGCTCCTCTCTGTTGTCACAAGATGATGTGGAGAACCTGGAATATCTGCAGAAGGTGTACAATTTGAGGTCCAAGGAAGAAGCGGAGGAGTTGGCTGTCTTTTTCAGTAACAACCTTCCGGGACTGACCTTGGAAGCCGAGGCCGAGCATTAA
- a CDS encoding peptidoglycan DD-metalloendopeptidase family protein translates to MGRPIVLIAASLLAVLLIVFTQQGDEVGWRSWLREWHQQAEEHSSIFRLPASKANRSSSEVALPFRSVNGTVYFRLNDLKRLHIQVSYQAKEGIITIREGNTVLEMLRSAPVLNRNGIYLPMTERPEVWGNEVWIPSSALKEGLGKTIRFQRTAAWISVRDAVPVQSAPMKDPSASFSPDQMVRYLSFLQTPIRGAKVSERESHLPGAPREYRHGVHEGIDWYGYACGVKIDSRTPVYAVADGIVVRADKDYREMSDTERDRLLRIGEKNNGQTPQYILDKMRGRTVWIQHDKGVMSRYAHLSRIADGLYVGQHVKKGQLIGYVGNSGTYSGVEHNGNDLHLHLDLLIYGDWFWKYFTPAERRYILEHVFNH, encoded by the coding sequence ATGGGAAGACCAATCGTCCTCATCGCAGCCTCATTGTTGGCGGTGTTGTTGATCGTGTTCACACAGCAGGGGGACGAAGTTGGGTGGCGTTCATGGTTGCGGGAATGGCATCAACAGGCGGAAGAACATTCCTCGATATTTCGTTTACCCGCTTCCAAAGCCAACCGCTCCTCCTCCGAAGTCGCTCTGCCGTTCCGGTCAGTGAATGGAACGGTCTATTTTCGTTTGAACGACCTGAAACGGCTACATATTCAAGTCTCTTATCAAGCCAAGGAAGGCATCATCACCATCCGTGAAGGCAATACGGTTTTGGAGATGTTGCGATCAGCACCTGTGTTGAACCGCAACGGAATCTACCTGCCGATGACGGAGCGGCCCGAAGTGTGGGGAAATGAGGTGTGGATTCCCTCGTCCGCTCTGAAGGAGGGCTTGGGAAAAACCATCCGCTTCCAACGAACCGCTGCTTGGATCAGTGTAAGGGATGCGGTGCCGGTTCAATCGGCTCCGATGAAAGATCCGAGCGCATCGTTTTCGCCCGACCAAATGGTTCGATATTTGTCCTTCCTGCAAACACCCATCCGGGGAGCCAAAGTGAGTGAGCGCGAATCGCATTTGCCGGGGGCGCCGCGAGAGTATCGTCACGGCGTACACGAAGGGATCGACTGGTACGGTTATGCGTGCGGGGTGAAGATCGATTCCCGGACCCCTGTCTACGCAGTGGCGGACGGAATCGTGGTCAGGGCGGACAAGGATTATCGAGAAATGTCCGATACCGAGCGGGATCGATTGTTGCGGATCGGTGAGAAAAATAATGGGCAGACACCTCAGTACATTTTGGATAAAATGCGGGGCCGGACGGTTTGGATTCAGCATGACAAAGGTGTGATGTCCCGTTATGCGCATTTGAGCCGGATTGCGGATGGCCTCTACGTAGGACAACACGTGAAAAAAGGTCAACTGATCGGCTATGTCGGCAATTCGGGCACGTATTCGGGAGTGGAACACAACGGCAACGATCTTCACCTGCATCTGGATCTCTTGATTTACGGGGACTGGTTTTGGAAGTATTTCACGCCGGCTGAGCGCCGGTACATCTTGGAGCACGTGTTCAACCACTGA
- the dinB gene encoding DNA polymerase IV, with amino-acid sequence MTARRTVLLADMNAFYASVEQMRNPHLRGRPVIVCGDPARRRGIVLAASYEAKKYGVKTGMAVHQAKELCPHACLVPPRMERYLQVSVRIVEILKQFSPLVEPFSIDEAFVETTGCEALFGDGKTTARLIKERIFRETGLRCSIGVGPNKLMAKMAAGLEKPDGLTVLTMEDLPRRIWPLPVIELFGVGPRMERHFHRMGIRTIGDLAHADPELLQHRFGVIGRVLHQSANGIDHSPVDPHSLDENKSIGHQFTLPRDYETESDIRVVLRELAEEVASRVRRAGATGRTVSLTLKGMDFTSIHRSYTLPEPTNIGRVIFEGALHLLHRHWNHTPIRLVGISLGNLEPARNLQLDLFGRTAKDQQLADAIDHIRERFGTTSILYARSLTPASVFYDRAGKIGGHRK; translated from the coding sequence ATGACTGCCCGACGCACCGTATTGTTGGCCGATATGAATGCCTTTTACGCCAGCGTGGAGCAGATGCGCAACCCACATCTTCGCGGACGCCCTGTCATTGTCTGTGGCGATCCTGCCCGTCGGCGCGGCATTGTGCTGGCCGCTTCGTACGAAGCAAAAAAATACGGTGTGAAAACCGGGATGGCTGTCCATCAGGCCAAGGAGCTGTGTCCCCATGCCTGTCTGGTTCCACCGCGCATGGAACGGTATTTGCAGGTTTCGGTACGGATCGTCGAAATTCTGAAACAATTTTCACCGCTGGTCGAACCTTTTTCGATAGATGAGGCATTTGTGGAAACCACCGGATGCGAAGCCCTTTTCGGTGACGGAAAGACGACGGCCCGGCTGATCAAGGAACGCATCTTTCGGGAAACGGGTCTCCGCTGCTCCATCGGGGTCGGTCCCAACAAGCTGATGGCCAAGATGGCTGCAGGGTTGGAAAAGCCGGACGGATTAACCGTGCTGACGATGGAGGATCTTCCCCGTCGCATCTGGCCCTTGCCGGTGATCGAGCTGTTCGGTGTCGGACCGCGTATGGAGCGGCATTTTCACCGAATGGGGATCCGGACGATCGGTGATTTGGCCCATGCCGATCCGGAACTGCTGCAACACCGCTTCGGCGTGATCGGACGCGTGTTGCACCAATCAGCCAACGGTATCGATCACAGCCCTGTCGATCCCCATTCACTGGATGAAAATAAATCGATCGGACATCAGTTCACCTTGCCCCGGGATTATGAAACTGAGTCGGATATTCGCGTCGTCTTGCGGGAGCTGGCGGAGGAAGTTGCCAGTCGGGTGCGCCGGGCAGGTGCCACCGGACGAACGGTGTCACTCACCTTGAAGGGGATGGATTTCACTTCCATTCACCGCTCGTATACCCTGCCGGAACCCACCAATATCGGGCGGGTGATTTTTGAAGGAGCCTTGCATCTGCTCCACCGGCATTGGAACCATACTCCCATTCGGCTGGTTGGGATCAGCTTGGGAAACTTGGAACCGGCGCGCAACCTGCAGCTGGACCTGTTCGGGCGTACGGCCAAAGACCAACAGCTGGCCGATGCGATCGACCACATTCGGGAACGGTTCGGCACGACGAGTATTTTGTACGCCCGTTCACTCACGCCCGCCAGTGTTTTCTACGACCGCGCGGGCAAAATCGGTGGCCACCGCAAATAA